From Desulfuromonas soudanensis, the proteins below share one genomic window:
- the hisIE gene encoding bifunctional phosphoribosyl-AMP cyclohydrolase/phosphoribosyl-ATP diphosphatase HisIE, with product MSLADQLKFDAHGLIPAITSDAETGEVLMMAYMNAEAVDLTVRTGKVHYYSRSRRKLWMKGESSGHVQHVREIRFDCDGDCLLIAVEQEGAACHTGHRSCFYRVWNGEGVETEGEKLVDAASIYGRADILDALYHVIQERRQNPTEKSYVASLFAKGLDKILGKIGEEATETAVAGKGGDPEEVVGEVADLFFHTLVLLGYYDLPPERIYAELRRRFGLSGIVEKESRGK from the coding sequence ATGTCCTTAGCCGATCAACTCAAATTTGACGCCCATGGCTTGATCCCGGCCATCACTTCCGACGCCGAAACCGGCGAGGTGCTGATGATGGCCTATATGAACGCCGAGGCGGTCGATCTGACCGTCCGCACCGGCAAGGTCCATTATTATTCGCGCTCCCGCCGCAAACTGTGGATGAAGGGGGAGAGCTCCGGCCATGTGCAGCACGTGCGGGAAATCCGCTTCGACTGCGACGGCGACTGCCTGCTGATTGCCGTCGAGCAGGAGGGAGCGGCCTGCCATACGGGGCATCGCTCCTGCTTCTATCGGGTCTGGAACGGGGAGGGCGTGGAAACCGAGGGGGAAAAACTCGTCGATGCCGCATCCATCTACGGCCGCGCCGACATTCTCGACGCTCTCTACCATGTCATCCAGGAGCGGCGCCAGAACCCGACGGAGAAGTCCTACGTCGCCTCCCTCTTCGCCAAGGGGCTCGACAAGATCCTCGGCAAAATCGGCGAGGAGGCGACGGAGACCGCCGTCGCCGGCAAGGGGGGGGACCCGGAAGAGGTCGTCGGCGAAGTGGCGGATCTCTTCTTCCACACCCTGGTTCTCCTCGGCTATTACGATCTGCCGCCGGAGCGCATCTATGCCGAACTGCGCCGCCGTTTTGGTCTTTCCGGGATTGTCGAGAAGGAGAGCCGCGGCAAGTAA
- the prmC gene encoding peptide chain release factor N(5)-glutamine methyltransferase, translated as MSENWTVLKVLQWTAGYLGSQGVEGARRDAELLLTDILGLDRVGLYLNYDRPLESAELAAFRGRVARRARREPLQYILGSTEFWSLPLTVTPAVLIPRADTEILVEEALARCPASGAVLDVGTGSGAIAIAIASERPAARVEGVDLSLEALAVAEGNVRRHALEGRLTLRQDDLAALTGGPWDLIVSNPPYIAEGELAGLMPEVRDFEPRQALAGGEDGLDCYRHLAGQASHLLVSGGWLLVEVGLGQAAPVKDLFAAVGLDQTFLRNDYAGIPRVVGGQKR; from the coding sequence TTGAGCGAGAACTGGACGGTCCTCAAGGTGCTGCAGTGGACGGCGGGGTATCTCGGGTCCCAGGGGGTCGAGGGGGCCCGTCGCGATGCGGAACTCCTTCTGACCGACATCCTCGGGCTCGACCGCGTCGGCCTCTATCTCAACTACGATCGTCCCCTCGAATCCGCCGAGCTCGCCGCCTTTCGCGGGCGGGTCGCCCGCCGGGCCCGCCGGGAACCGCTGCAGTACATTCTCGGCTCGACCGAGTTCTGGTCCCTGCCGCTGACGGTGACTCCGGCGGTGCTGATTCCCCGGGCGGACACGGAAATTCTTGTCGAGGAGGCCCTGGCACGCTGTCCCGCCTCCGGCGCCGTTCTCGATGTCGGAACCGGCAGCGGCGCCATCGCCATCGCCATTGCCAGCGAGCGCCCCGCGGCCCGGGTGGAAGGGGTCGATCTCTCCCTTGAGGCCCTCGCCGTCGCCGAAGGGAATGTCCGCCGCCACGCCCTGGAGGGGCGACTGACCCTGCGCCAGGACGACCTGGCGGCTCTGACCGGCGGCCCCTGGGATCTGATCGTCTCCAATCCCCCCTATATCGCCGAGGGCGAATTGGCGGGGCTGATGCCGGAGGTGCGGGATTTCGAACCGCGCCAGGCTCTGGCCGGCGGAGAAGACGGTCTCGACTGCTACCGCCACCTCGCCGGTCAGGCGTCGCACCTGCTGGTGAGCGGCGGCTGGCTGCTGGTGGAAGTCGGCCTCGGCCAGGCCGCACCGGTCAAGGATCTCTTCGCCGCCGTTGGGCTCGACCAGACCTTTCTCCGGAATGACTATGCCGGTATCCCCCGGGTGGTCGGAGGACAAAAACGCTGA
- the hisA gene encoding 1-(5-phosphoribosyl)-5-[(5-phosphoribosylamino)methylideneamino]imidazole-4-carboxamide isomerase: MIVIPAIDLKGGRCVRLEQGLMEKDTVYGEEPAAQARIWQEAGGELLHIVDLDGAFAGVPRNREAISAIVSAIDIPTELGGGIRDLSTIEAYLELGIGRVILGTVALENPALVQESCRLFPGRIVVGIDASNGFVAVRGWAEVTGKKATEMAREMEGFGVEAIIYTDIARDGMMQGPNLEATRALAESIAIPVIASGGVSSLQDIENLMTIETSGVVGVITGKAIYSGALDLRAAVALTKRPKTA, from the coding sequence ATGATCGTCATACCCGCCATCGATCTCAAGGGAGGGCGCTGCGTCCGGCTGGAGCAGGGGCTCATGGAGAAGGACACCGTCTACGGCGAGGAGCCGGCGGCCCAGGCGCGCATCTGGCAGGAGGCGGGGGGGGAGCTTCTCCATATCGTCGACCTCGACGGCGCCTTTGCCGGCGTGCCGCGCAATCGCGAGGCGATTTCCGCCATCGTTTCGGCCATCGACATCCCCACCGAACTCGGCGGCGGCATCCGCGACCTCTCGACCATCGAGGCCTATCTCGAACTGGGGATCGGCCGGGTGATCCTGGGGACGGTGGCCCTGGAGAATCCGGCCCTGGTGCAGGAGTCCTGCCGCCTCTTTCCCGGGCGCATCGTCGTCGGCATCGACGCCAGCAACGGATTTGTCGCCGTGCGCGGCTGGGCCGAAGTCACCGGGAAAAAGGCGACGGAGATGGCCAGGGAGATGGAAGGCTTCGGCGTCGAGGCGATCATCTACACCGACATCGCCCGCGACGGGATGATGCAGGGGCCCAACCTCGAGGCCACCCGGGCCCTGGCCGAGTCGATCGCCATCCCGGTCATCGCCTCCGGCGGCGTCTCGAGTCTGCAGGACATCGAAAACCTCATGACCATCGAGACCTCCGGGGTCGTCGGGGTGATCACCGGCAAGGCGATCTATAGCGGCGCCCTCGACCTGCGTGCGGCGGTCGCTTTGACCAAACGGCCGAAAACGGCGTAG
- the hisB gene encoding imidazoleglycerol-phosphate dehydratase HisB, with protein sequence MRSATIERKTSETEIRLELTLDGHGENDIRTPVPFMDHMLSAVARHGFFDLKVQATGDVEIDAHHTVEDLGICLGEAFKKALGNKAGIRRFGRATMPMHEALASVIIDFSGRPFLVFNVDIPKAKVGEFDTELVEEFFVAFCNHSGANVHVNLAYGDNLHHIIEGIFKAFGRALDEATGLDPRIEGVLSTKGKLE encoded by the coding sequence ATGCGTAGTGCAACCATCGAGCGCAAGACCAGCGAAACCGAGATCCGCCTTGAATTGACCCTCGACGGCCACGGGGAGAACGACATCCGCACGCCGGTGCCGTTCATGGACCATATGCTCAGCGCCGTCGCCCGCCACGGCTTCTTCGATCTGAAGGTCCAGGCCACGGGGGATGTGGAGATCGACGCCCACCACACGGTGGAGGATCTCGGGATCTGCCTCGGCGAAGCCTTCAAGAAGGCTCTCGGGAACAAGGCCGGGATCCGCCGCTTCGGTCGCGCCACCATGCCGATGCATGAGGCGTTGGCCTCGGTGATCATCGATTTTTCCGGGCGCCCCTTTCTTGTTTTCAACGTCGACATCCCCAAGGCCAAGGTCGGCGAGTTCGACACCGAGCTGGTCGAGGAATTTTTCGTCGCCTTCTGCAACCACTCCGGCGCAAACGTCCATGTCAATCTCGCCTACGGCGACAATCTGCACCACATCATCGAGGGGATTTTCAAGGCCTTCGGCCGGGCTCTCGACGAGGCGACCGGTCTCGATCCCCGCATCGAGGGGGTTCTCTCCACCAAGGGGAAGCTCGAATAG
- the murA gene encoding UDP-N-acetylglucosamine 1-carboxyvinyltransferase: protein MEKIVIHGGSRLKGEVQISGAKNAALPLLFATLLAPGEHRLTNVPHLRDIATVEKLLGTLGAKVSHNGTFLVDASNIDSIEAPYELVRTMRASVLVLGPLLARLGHARVSLPGGCAIGARPINLHLKGLEAMGAKITLDHGYVEAKASRLRGAKICFDFPSVGGTENLMMAATLARGTTLLENAACEPEIVDLAEALNGMGARISGAGTDTLTIEGVDELSPMNHAVMADRIEAGTFMVASAITRGDVRLQGVIPAHLEAVIGKLREAGVEILDEPGGLRVKGPKKLTAVDIKTRPHPGFPTDMQAQFMALMTLADGTSLISENVFENRFMHVCELQRMGADITIEGHTAMVKGVRGLTGAPVMATDLRASASLILAGLAADNTTEVSRIYHLDRGYERIEEKLRKLGADIRREKE, encoded by the coding sequence TTGGAAAAAATCGTGATCCACGGCGGAAGCCGACTCAAGGGGGAAGTTCAGATCAGCGGCGCAAAGAATGCGGCGCTCCCCCTTCTCTTTGCCACCCTCCTGGCTCCCGGCGAGCATCGGCTCACCAATGTCCCGCACCTGCGGGATATCGCCACGGTGGAAAAGCTCCTCGGCACCCTCGGGGCAAAAGTCAGCCATAACGGCACCTTCCTGGTCGACGCCTCGAACATCGATAGCATCGAGGCCCCCTACGAGCTGGTACGCACCATGCGCGCCTCGGTTCTGGTCCTCGGGCCGCTCCTGGCCCGTCTCGGCCATGCCCGGGTCAGCCTCCCCGGCGGCTGTGCCATCGGCGCCCGGCCGATTAACCTCCACCTCAAGGGGTTAGAAGCGATGGGGGCGAAAATCACCCTCGATCACGGCTATGTCGAGGCCAAGGCGTCGCGCCTGCGCGGGGCGAAGATTTGTTTCGATTTCCCCTCCGTCGGCGGTACCGAAAACCTGATGATGGCCGCGACCCTGGCCAGGGGGACGACCCTCCTGGAGAACGCCGCCTGCGAACCGGAGATCGTCGATCTCGCCGAGGCTCTCAACGGCATGGGCGCGAGGATCTCCGGAGCCGGGACCGACACCCTGACCATCGAGGGGGTCGACGAGCTCTCTCCCATGAATCACGCGGTCATGGCCGACCGCATCGAGGCCGGCACCTTCATGGTCGCCTCCGCCATCACCCGCGGCGACGTGCGCCTCCAGGGGGTGATCCCGGCCCACCTCGAGGCGGTGATCGGCAAGCTCCGGGAAGCGGGGGTCGAGATCCTCGACGAGCCCGGCGGTCTGCGGGTCAAGGGGCCGAAGAAGCTTACGGCGGTGGACATCAAGACCCGTCCCCATCCCGGCTTCCCCACCGACATGCAGGCCCAGTTCATGGCCCTCATGACCCTGGCTGACGGGACGAGTCTCATCTCCGAGAACGTCTTCGAAAATCGCTTCATGCACGTCTGCGAACTGCAGCGCATGGGAGCGGACATCACCATCGAGGGGCATACCGCCATGGTCAAGGGGGTTCGGGGACTCACCGGCGCCCCGGTCATGGCGACCGACCTGCGGGCCAGCGCCTCGCTGATTCTTGCCGGTCTCGCCGCCGACAATACCACCGAGGTCTCCCGCATCTATCATCTCGACCGGGGCTACGAGCGGATCGAGGAGAAGCTGCGGAAGCTCGGTGCCGACATCCGGCGGGAAAAGGAGTAA
- the hisH gene encoding imidazole glycerol phosphate synthase subunit HisH has protein sequence MITIIDYGMGNLRSVQKGFEKVGFAARVTSDPRDLAAADKLVLPGVGAFRDCMANLVDGGFVEPIRAHVASGRPFLGICLGLQLLFSESEEFGLHRGLDIIPGRVVRFPADLRVAGEALKVPHMGWNQISIRRPSPILKGVADDASVYFVHSYYVVPDDPEVVATVTDYGIPFCSSIWRDNVMATQFHPEKSQQVGLTILKNFGELS, from the coding sequence ATGATCACGATCATCGACTACGGCATGGGGAATCTGCGCAGCGTGCAGAAGGGGTTCGAAAAGGTCGGCTTTGCCGCCCGGGTGACCTCCGACCCGCGCGACCTGGCGGCGGCGGACAAGCTGGTTCTCCCCGGGGTCGGCGCCTTCCGCGACTGCATGGCCAATCTCGTCGACGGGGGGTTCGTCGAGCCGATCAGGGCCCACGTCGCCTCCGGCCGCCCCTTTCTCGGCATCTGCCTCGGCTTGCAGCTCCTCTTCAGCGAAAGCGAGGAGTTCGGTCTTCACAGGGGTCTCGACATCATCCCCGGGCGGGTGGTGCGCTTCCCCGCCGACCTGCGCGTCGCCGGCGAGGCCCTCAAGGTGCCGCACATGGGATGGAACCAGATTTCCATCCGCCGCCCGTCGCCGATTCTTAAAGGGGTGGCCGACGACGCCTCCGTCTACTTCGTCCACTCCTATTACGTCGTCCCCGACGACCCGGAGGTGGTGGCGACCGTCACCGATTACGGAATCCCCTTCTGCTCGAGCATCTGGCGGGACAACGTCATGGCCACCCAGTTTCACCCGGAAAAGAGCCAGCAGGTGGGACTGACCATCCTCAAGAATTTCGGAGAACTCTCATGA
- the prfA gene encoding peptide chain release factor 1 — protein MFKRLEAVVDRFREVEGLLSDPKVVSNQEKFRGLTREHSELSAVVETYGKYKRVSEDLEGNRELLRDADPEVKEMARAEIPELEARKDALAKELKVLLLPSDPNDDKNIILEIRAGTGGEEAALFAGDLFRMYCRFADAKGWKVEVMSLSEADAGGVKEVIAMISGQRVYSRLKFESGTHRVQRVPATEAQGRIHTSACTVAVLPEADDVDVSIDPQDLRIDVYRASGAGGQHVNKTESAVRITHIPTGVVVACQDEKSQHKNKAKAMKVLQSRILDARIAAQNALTAADRKSQVGSGDRSERIRTYNFPQGRCTDHRIGLTLYRLEAIMQGDLDEILDALVTDFQAGELSSQDG, from the coding sequence ATGTTTAAGAGACTTGAAGCAGTTGTAGACCGCTTTCGCGAGGTGGAGGGGCTTCTCTCCGACCCGAAGGTGGTGTCCAACCAGGAAAAATTCCGCGGCCTGACCCGGGAACACTCCGAACTCTCCGCGGTGGTCGAGACGTACGGCAAGTACAAACGGGTCAGCGAGGATCTCGAGGGGAACCGCGAGCTGCTCCGCGATGCCGACCCCGAGGTCAAGGAGATGGCCCGGGCCGAAATCCCCGAACTCGAGGCGCGCAAGGACGCCCTGGCCAAGGAGCTCAAGGTTCTCCTCCTCCCCAGCGACCCCAACGACGACAAGAACATCATCCTCGAGATCCGGGCCGGTACCGGCGGCGAGGAAGCGGCCCTTTTCGCCGGCGACCTCTTCCGCATGTATTGCCGCTTTGCCGATGCCAAGGGGTGGAAGGTCGAGGTGATGAGCCTCTCCGAGGCCGATGCCGGCGGCGTCAAGGAAGTCATCGCCATGATCAGCGGCCAAAGGGTCTACTCGCGGCTCAAATTCGAGAGCGGCACCCATCGGGTGCAGCGGGTGCCGGCGACCGAGGCCCAGGGGCGGATTCACACCTCGGCCTGCACCGTCGCCGTTCTTCCCGAGGCCGACGACGTCGATGTCTCCATCGATCCCCAGGACCTGCGCATCGACGTCTACCGGGCCTCCGGCGCCGGCGGCCAGCATGTCAACAAGACCGAGTCGGCGGTGCGCATCACCCACATCCCCACCGGTGTCGTCGTCGCCTGCCAGGACGAGAAGTCGCAGCACAAGAACAAGGCCAAGGCGATGAAGGTCCTGCAGTCGCGCATCCTCGACGCCAGGATTGCCGCCCAGAATGCCCTTACCGCCGCCGACCGCAAGAGTCAGGTCGGCAGCGGCGACCGGAGCGAGCGAATCCGTACCTACAATTTTCCCCAGGGGCGCTGCACCGATCACCGCATCGGGTTGACCCTCTACCGCCTCGAGGCGATCATGCAGGGGGATCTCGACGAAATCCTCGATGCGCTGGTGACCGACTTTCAGGCCGGGGAACTCTCCAGCCAGGACGGGTGA
- the hisD gene encoding histidinol dehydrogenase: MLRFSDPGFEAAFAKIVARSETLPEGVEETVRTIIDDVRRRGDQALFELTARFDRLELTSGTVQVSEAEIDRACAAVSAVSHAALKLAAERIAAFHAKQKVETWISTTEEDVLLGQMVRPLDRVGIYVPGGKAAYPSSVLMNAVPAKVAGVPEVIMTVPTPDGVVNPHVLAAARLAGVDRIFRVGGAQAVAALAYGTESIPRVDKITGPGNIYVATAKKMVFGQVDIDMIAGPSEILVINDGSGDPAHIAADLLSQAEHDELASSILITTDEAFAGKVAAALESQLQALSRQTIARRSIEDFGAIVVAESLDDAIAFSNRIAPEHLELAVANPFEILPRIRHAGAIFMGHHTPEAAGDYLAGPNHTLPTGGTARFFSPLGVDDFIKKSSIVSFSRSGLERLGQEIIHIAELEGLEAHARSVSIRLKD, from the coding sequence ATGCTGCGTTTTTCCGATCCCGGCTTTGAGGCCGCTTTCGCCAAAATTGTCGCCCGGAGCGAGACCCTCCCCGAGGGAGTGGAGGAGACCGTCCGCACCATCATCGACGACGTGCGGCGCCGGGGCGATCAAGCCCTCTTCGAGCTGACCGCGCGCTTCGACCGGCTGGAACTGACCTCAGGCACCGTGCAGGTCAGTGAGGCCGAGATCGACCGCGCCTGCGCCGCCGTTTCCGCCGTCTCCCATGCCGCCCTCAAGCTGGCCGCCGAACGCATCGCCGCCTTTCACGCCAAGCAGAAGGTGGAAACCTGGATTTCCACCACCGAGGAGGACGTCCTCCTCGGTCAGATGGTGCGCCCCCTCGACCGGGTGGGGATCTACGTCCCCGGCGGCAAGGCCGCCTACCCCTCCTCGGTGCTGATGAACGCCGTCCCCGCCAAGGTCGCCGGCGTCCCCGAGGTGATCATGACGGTGCCGACTCCCGACGGCGTGGTCAATCCCCACGTGCTGGCGGCGGCGCGTTTGGCCGGCGTCGACAGGATTTTCCGGGTCGGCGGCGCCCAGGCCGTGGCCGCCCTGGCCTACGGCACCGAGTCGATTCCGCGGGTCGACAAGATCACCGGCCCCGGCAACATCTACGTCGCCACGGCCAAGAAGATGGTCTTCGGCCAGGTCGACATCGACATGATCGCCGGCCCCAGCGAGATCCTGGTGATCAACGACGGCAGCGGCGACCCGGCCCATATCGCCGCCGATCTCCTCTCCCAGGCCGAACACGACGAGCTCGCCTCCTCGATCCTCATCACCACCGACGAGGCCTTCGCCGGAAAAGTCGCCGCGGCCTTGGAGTCGCAGCTGCAGGCCCTCTCCCGGCAGACGATCGCCCGCCGGTCCATCGAGGACTTCGGAGCGATCGTCGTCGCCGAAAGTCTCGACGACGCCATCGCCTTCTCCAACCGCATCGCTCCCGAGCACCTGGAGCTGGCGGTGGCCAACCCCTTTGAAATTCTCCCGCGCATCCGCCACGCCGGGGCGATCTTCATGGGGCATCACACCCCAGAAGCCGCCGGCGACTACCTGGCCGGGCCCAATCATACCCTTCCCACCGGCGGAACCGCCCGCTTCTTTTCCCCTCTGGGGGTGGACGATTTCATCAAGAAGTCGAGCATCGTCTCCTTCTCCCGCAGCGGGCTCGAGCGGCTCGGGCAGGAGATTATCCACATCGCCGAACTCGAAGGACTCGAGGCCCATGCCCGGTCGGTTTCCATCCGGTTGAAAGACTGA
- a CDS encoding CvpA family protein, with protein sequence MSGVDIAILVILGAFVLKGMLRGLLRELCSLLGLTVGGFLAFTFHGPLAQSLADAFNLPARLCVIAAFLLLFLTTVLFFSLLGYLLSRFVKMIFLGGINRMAGCFFGLVQGVLLLTVVLTAVSLGPFPETVRPYLEESELAPPFVRLGSTMFSGSAGLR encoded by the coding sequence ATGAGCGGAGTGGACATCGCCATTCTGGTGATTCTCGGGGCCTTTGTCCTCAAGGGGATGTTGCGGGGTCTCCTGCGGGAGCTCTGTTCCCTCCTCGGTTTGACGGTCGGCGGTTTTCTGGCCTTCACCTTTCACGGCCCCCTGGCGCAGAGCCTGGCCGATGCCTTCAATCTGCCGGCCCGTCTCTGTGTCATCGCCGCATTTCTCCTCCTTTTTCTGACCACGGTCCTGTTCTTTTCCCTTCTCGGCTACCTGCTGTCGCGGTTCGTCAAGATGATCTTTCTCGGCGGGATCAACCGCATGGCCGGGTGTTTTTTCGGCCTGGTCCAGGGGGTGCTCCTCCTCACCGTGGTCCTGACCGCCGTGAGTCTGGGGCCTTTTCCGGAGACGGTTCGACCCTATCTGGAGGAGTCGGAGCTGGCTCCCCCCTTCGTCCGCCTCGGATCGACGATGTTCAGCGGCTCCGCCGGACTGCGCTAG
- the hisG gene encoding ATP phosphoribosyltransferase, with amino-acid sequence MSDYITFALPKGRILQDSMELFAKIGITCPEMEGSSRKLVFENRESKFRFMAVRATDVPTYVEYGCADIGVVGKDTLLEQGKDLYEPLDLKFGYCRLAVAEPVALRQQDDPASWSNIRVATKYPNITERFFAAKGIQVELIKLYGSIELAPLVGLSERIVDLVSTGATLRENGMVEVETIAEITSRLIVNRASLKTKHLRITAILEGLEKVIGDEVRISN; translated from the coding sequence ATGAGCGATTACATCACTTTCGCCCTCCCCAAGGGGCGCATCCTCCAGGACTCCATGGAGCTCTTCGCCAAGATCGGCATCACCTGCCCCGAGATGGAAGGGAGCAGCCGCAAGCTGGTCTTCGAGAACCGCGAGAGCAAATTCCGCTTCATGGCGGTGCGGGCCACCGACGTGCCGACCTATGTCGAGTACGGCTGCGCCGATATCGGCGTCGTCGGCAAGGACACCCTCCTCGAGCAGGGGAAGGATCTTTACGAACCCCTCGATCTCAAGTTCGGCTATTGCCGCCTGGCGGTGGCCGAGCCGGTGGCCCTGCGTCAGCAGGACGATCCCGCTTCCTGGTCCAATATCCGCGTGGCCACCAAATATCCCAATATCACCGAGCGCTTCTTCGCCGCCAAGGGGATCCAGGTCGAGCTGATCAAGCTCTACGGATCCATCGAGCTGGCCCCCCTGGTCGGCCTCTCCGAGCGGATCGTCGATCTGGTCTCCACCGGCGCGACCCTGAGGGAAAACGGCATGGTGGAGGTGGAAACGATCGCCGAGATCACCAGCCGGCTCATCGTCAACCGCGCCAGCCTCAAGACCAAGCACCTGCGGATCACCGCAATTCTCGAGGGACTCGAGAAGGTGATCGGCGACGAGGTTCGAATTTCCAACTAG
- a CDS encoding GatB/YqeY domain-containing protein, whose amino-acid sequence MTLKDRLNEAMKEAMKAKAPLRLSTIRLVRSAIKNREIEARCELDDTEVIGVLSTLVKQRRESAQVYRENDRIELAEKEEEELAIIQEFLPAQLGEEEIRGIIEEAVAAVGAVSMKEMGQVMKIVAARTTGRADGRLVSELVKARLAG is encoded by the coding sequence ATGACCCTGAAAGACCGGCTCAACGAAGCGATGAAGGAGGCCATGAAGGCCAAGGCTCCCCTGCGCCTGAGCACCATCCGCCTGGTGCGCTCCGCGATCAAGAACCGCGAGATCGAGGCCCGCTGCGAACTCGACGATACGGAAGTGATCGGCGTCCTCTCCACCCTGGTGAAGCAGCGGCGGGAATCGGCTCAGGTCTATCGGGAAAACGACCGCATCGAGCTGGCCGAGAAGGAAGAGGAGGAACTCGCCATCATTCAGGAGTTTCTCCCCGCCCAGCTCGGCGAAGAGGAAATCCGCGGGATCATCGAGGAGGCCGTCGCTGCCGTCGGCGCCGTCTCGATGAAGGAGATGGGGCAGGTCATGAAGATTGTCGCCGCCCGGACGACGGGGCGGGCCGACGGCCGATTGGTCAGTGAGCTTGTCAAGGCCCGGCTGGCAGGGTAG
- the thyX gene encoding FAD-dependent thymidylate synthase: protein MLVQLLTHTPDPEQVAAAAARLCYSASSIDRLLDQDAVQRQALLEKILSLGHHSVLEHASFTFGIEGISRACSHQLVRHRVASFSQQSQRYVSHKEPFEAVVPPTIAGRADLAERYRDLLEEIHGVYRQLIDAGVPAEDARFVLPNAAATKLVVTMNARELHHFFNLRCCRRAQWEIRAMAKEMLRCCRRAAPSLFAVAGPGCLKGACPEGAMSCGEMAAVRREYSEF from the coding sequence ATGCTTGTCCAGCTTTTGACCCATACCCCCGACCCGGAGCAGGTCGCCGCGGCCGCGGCCCGGCTCTGCTACTCGGCCTCCTCCATCGACCGACTCCTCGACCAGGATGCTGTCCAGCGCCAGGCCCTGCTGGAGAAGATCCTCTCCCTCGGCCACCATTCGGTTCTGGAACACGCCTCCTTCACCTTCGGTATCGAAGGGATCAGCCGCGCCTGTTCCCACCAGCTGGTGCGCCATCGGGTGGCCTCCTTTTCCCAGCAGAGCCAGCGATACGTTTCCCACAAGGAACCGTTTGAAGCCGTCGTCCCCCCGACCATCGCCGGCCGTGCCGACCTGGCCGAGCGCTACCGGGATCTGCTCGAGGAAATCCACGGGGTGTATCGCCAGCTCATCGATGCCGGGGTGCCGGCGGAGGACGCCCGCTTCGTCCTTCCCAATGCCGCCGCCACCAAGCTGGTGGTGACCATGAACGCCCGCGAACTGCACCACTTCTTCAATCTGCGCTGCTGCCGGCGGGCCCAGTGGGAAATTCGCGCCATGGCCAAGGAAATGCTCCGCTGTTGCCGTCGCGCCGCCCCTTCGCTCTTTGCCGTTGCGGGCCCCGGCTGCCTGAAGGGCGCTTGCCCCGAAGGAGCGATGAGCTGCGGCGAAATGGCCGCAGTGCGCCGCGAATATTCCGAGTTTTGA
- the hisF gene encoding imidazole glycerol phosphate synthase subunit HisF, with protein sequence MLSKRIIPCLDVKDGRVVKGVQFLELRDAGDPVEAAEAYDAQGADELTFLDITASSDKRGIILDIVARTAERVFMPLTVGGGVREIADIRNLLNAGADKVSINTAAVHRPEFVRQAAERFGSQCIVVAIDARRVPGSDPGSWEVYTHGGRNPTGIDAVEWAARMESYGAGEILLTSMDKDGTKDGYDLELTRAVADRVHLPVIASGGVGNLEHIRQGLTEGGASAALAASIFHFREHTIFECKEYLAARGVPVRLS encoded by the coding sequence ATGCTCAGCAAACGCATCATACCCTGTCTCGACGTCAAGGACGGGCGGGTCGTCAAGGGGGTTCAATTCCTCGAACTGCGCGACGCCGGCGATCCGGTGGAGGCCGCCGAGGCCTACGACGCCCAGGGAGCCGACGAGCTGACCTTTCTCGACATCACCGCCTCAAGCGACAAGCGGGGGATCATCCTCGACATCGTCGCCCGCACCGCCGAGCGCGTCTTCATGCCGCTCACCGTCGGCGGCGGGGTGCGGGAGATCGCCGACATCCGCAACCTCCTCAACGCCGGCGCCGACAAGGTGTCGATCAACACCGCCGCCGTGCACCGGCCGGAGTTTGTCCGCCAGGCCGCCGAACGTTTCGGTTCCCAGTGCATCGTCGTCGCCATCGACGCCCGCCGTGTCCCCGGCAGCGATCCGGGTTCCTGGGAGGTCTATACCCACGGCGGACGCAACCCGACGGGGATCGACGCCGTGGAGTGGGCGGCGCGCATGGAGTCCTACGGCGCCGGGGAGATCCTTCTCACCTCCATGGACAAGGACGGGACCAAGGACGGCTACGACCTGGAGCTGACCCGCGCCGTCGCCGACCGGGTGCATCTGCCGGTGATCGCTTCCGGCGGCGTCGGCAATCTTGAGCACATCCGTCAGGGGCTCACCGAAGGCGGTGCCAGCGCCGCCCTGGCCGCCAGCATCTTTCACTTCCGCGAGCACACCATTTTCGAATGCAAGGAATACCTGGCGGCAAGGGGCGTACCGGTGCGGCTGTCATAA